CCAGACTCGGTGGGTGAGCGGGCCTCGGACGCTTCCCGTTGAGCCTTGAGTTTGGCAACGCAGTCTTCGAGGTATCTCACGTATTCGATTGATGCCTATGAGTCCGATCCAGGTCAGTCGTTGAAAACCCACGCGCGAAGCCCATGGCCATAACTCACCTGAAGAATGGCCAGCTTGTGCATTTCCCCCGTACAAGCCGGGATCATGCCCTTCAGCACGGCGAACTCCTCATTCATCTTTGACCTGCGGCGACGCTCAATGAGACTGTGCGCCGTCTTCCTAGCAATCTTGCGACCCGCCACGCTCGTTGCGGAAGGCTGCTTTTTCTTGCCCTGAGCCGCCGGAGTGGAGGCCCCAGCCGGCGCCGCACCGGCCTTTCCCAGACCCGCAGTCCCCGACTTGGCACCGCTAGCGGTAGCCGGGGCCTCCTCAGGTTCCTCTTGCGTCGTTCTGGGCTTCATTTGGATGATTTTGCGAGACCGCGTCGGAGGGGGTGGTAGCGCGAAGCTCTCATTCGAAGCGGCCTTTTGGGCTGCCGACGAGCGCCGGCGGGACTTGACCGTCTCACTGGGCTGTACGGGGTACGGCGACGTCCGCATGTCTTTGGGGGATATTCTCGAGGCGTCTTGAACAAGAGCGGGTGGTGGCAATTCGAAAGAGAGCTGTAGTGAGTTGAAGTTCTTGGAGCCGTCTTGGCCCTTTATgtccgtcgaggacgccggcgtgGGCGGTAGCGTGGGACGCGGCATCGCGTTTTGGGTATAGATGTGCGTGTGAGAAAGTGGGAGGCAACAAGAAGGATGTACGGCCGGCTTTGGGCGATGAACAGAGCAAAAAGTACCGCCTGCGAGTATGGTCTGAACGCCGGGATGCCGAGTGAGGGAATTCGAGCTTCTGTGCTGGAGGACAAATCGGTTGACGCCTGGCTGTGAGGCTGTGCTGATGGAGAGTCGATCGGTGCAGCAATCCAATGCTGTTGTTTTTGGCTTGGCACCGAGTGTAAAAGCGCCCGTTCGACACCGTCTAGATGAGGATACAACACCGATTCGCCGGTCTCGTTCACTAGACGGGACGGAGAAGGTAAAGGGCACGCGAGGGACGGGGAGACGAGCGCATATAGCTGCTGAGACGGTGATTACAGAAGACGTCggagggagatggagggtttgagagagagaaagagagattGGGGGGgtgagaaggagaagaagtaaTGGTAGGAGGATGATGACTAGTGTCGATGCCGCATAGGATGTACAAAGTTGAGGCGGCGCACGACTTTGTCTGACTCTCGCCCACTCACCCACGCCGTCCTTGGCTTGTTCATCCTTACTTCTTCGCTCTCTACGTCTCTCGTCCAACCCTTCTTCTATCTATAACCCCGGACTGGGTGGCTTCAATCTGTTAAGGCTTTGGCCTCAGATACCCATCAACCTCTTAGCAGACGTCTGGACACCCAcgccccccccgcccccagTTCAATCTCTTGAccggcggggagggggggggagggggaagggggcgtGGTCCTTCTCTGTCTGGCATAGGTGGTAACCCTGATGGAAAGAACGACCTGGGGAGGGGGTCCAGGGCTTCGACGAACTAGGTTGAAGGAGAGAGGGCACGCGACTCCAAGCCAGAACAAGTGCCAAAGGGGAGACCCCGTAAAAAAAGGAACACAGACACGACacaaaagaaagagaaaaggcAGAAACGGCACATCCTGGGAGACCGAGAGAATGGACGACGGGCAGAAGCCAGAAGAGTGGCCAATGAGGAGGCCGGACGCAGACTCCTGGTCGAGGAAAAGGGCAAGAGAGGCAGCATCGAGGGTTCGAAGCAGCGAGCCAATCAGATGGACGGATCCGAGCACATGGTGTTCCTGAATGGCAACTAGGTACGCATACCAGCGCCAAGACCAAGCCGCAAGGTTACctgcttctctctctctctctctctctctctctctctctctctctctctctctctccccctcccctcttctgCCGTCCCTCACAACTTCCAAGAAAGGCATGCTGCTGTCGTGCGTGCTTGTCAATCCTGCACATGGATCGCCGGTTCCCAATTGCACCTTGTCCCACGCCCTCGAGATGTGGATTCTTCTTGGTCGACTGGCCTTGCGGAGGGGTGTGGCATCCCTCGGCTGTACCAAGCCGGGTTCAATGCGGCCTTGCTCCAAAAAATTAAAGGGCCAAGAAACCAGAGGCACGAGACATGTGCTCAAGATTCTGTTGGCCGACTGGTTGAACCTCAAATCCAAATTTGCTCGGGGTCGTGGTCTGGTCGTGGTCGTGTGCGTGTGTTGCTCGTGTGCTCGCGTGCTCATGCCAAAAACGTGCCTCTTACCAGTATCTGTTATGGAGCGGGATGTTGATTCGGATGACCTAGGGGCTCCAGCCCACGTCCTGCCCGTCAAGTGAGCACGTGGGCAAATACGCTCCCTTCCATCTACAACTTCGTCCCCTCCACCGCGCCCGCGATGACACTTCCTGACTCGGATTGGTCTCGTGTCGGCCAGACTCGTCGACCATCATCAATTGCCTTGGAGCAGCCCGCGTAGCAGGACAAGCTGCAGTAGTCAAGAggccgcccgtcgccgcgtGCTTGAGGAAACTGCCAGAGGCGAAAGCCGCCGGAAAGGCTCACGGCAGGCCGGCTGCCTCTGTAATCAAGGGGCACTACGATCCGACTTGCCTCTTTCTGAACTCCCATGACTGGTGAACCACCCCCCGGTGAAGCAAAAACCGGGACCGAAACTCTATTTAAGAGGAGCTGGACGGCGAAGCTCTCTGGTGTACGCTTCATGGGGGACGCCGTCTCGATTTAGACTAGCGTCTGAATCCCCCAGGCAATGTTAGCAAGAGGGCAGCGCAGGGGCCAAGGCCCAACACAGCTTCCGAGACTTTGGGAACTCCAGCGAGAAGCTTGGTTCACATCAGTTCTCCCCCTCCTGGTCCAGTTCGACATCAGACACCTCAACGTAAGCACGTGACGGTGTGATCTCGCCTTCAACCGCCTTGCGAGGTGGATGAACTAACAAAGAGCATACTGTCTGTGCCCCGTGTCCCTCGTCGAGCGCGTTCTCGGCCAGGCCATGTTGCCATCCCTTTCCTCCTGCCCTGATGCTTATTTGCTTGCAAAAAGACACGGGGTTTCTTCTAAAAGGCAGCTCCAGACGCACACATATATAGATACTATCCTCCGCCCCTCTTCGTATGGTCGACATGCTCTGAGCTGTCGCCAAGTCTTGGCGGTAGACCACCCACAACTACGCTGCACAGGTCCGGCTTCACGCTTTGTCTTAATGCAATGTTCCGATGACCAGAAATTTATTCGAGGAAACCAAACCTTCCATAACACTCTCGATCTCATAGATTGGGGAGAAATAAGAAGAAACAAATCCCGGATTGCTTCATTGTGATCGTACCAAAATGCTCGTAACCCACTTCCCCTCAACTCAACGCCATAGTGAGCGAAGGTGTGTAGGTAGATAATCCAGATGATCCCATCCCTATGCCAAGAAATACAAATACCGCCCTGTTTCGCAATTTTACAGCCTTCTCCCACGCTTGCCCTTCACGCGCATCTATCTTCCTATTTTAAACTTCGTTGGAGGGATACTCGACCTTGGTCGTCGCCGCAAATTCCTCCTTGATGCTCCTCACGCTCACGAACCGGCTGAGCAGGTTCTGGCTGCCGGCCTTATCGTTCGTTCCGCTcgccctgccgccgccaaacgGCTGCTGTCCCACCACGGCGCCCGTGCTCTTGCAATTGATGTAGAAGTTGCCCGCCGAGTTACGCAGCCTGTCCTCGGCGAACCGCACCGCCGCGCGGTCGGCCGCAAAGATGGATCCCGTGAGGCCGTATTCGCCCGTCgagtcgacgaggtcgcaCGCGGACGAGAAGGCCTGCTCCGGGTGGGTCGTGTCGTCGTACACGTAGATTGTCAGCACGGGTCCGAAGAGCTCGGTGCTTAGCAGCTTGTGGTTCTTGTTGGTCGTTTGGTAGATGGTGGGGTGCACGAAGTACCCCTTGGATGAGTCGTACGTGCCGCCCGCGATGAGCTCCAGCTCCGCGTCCTCtttggcctcgtcgatgacgcccGAGAGCTTCTTGAACGATCCCTCGTGGATGACGGGGCCCATGAAATTGCTGTGGTCGGCGGGGTTGCCAATCTTGATCTTGctgacctcggcggccagacCCTCCTTGAACTTGGGCCAGATCGACCGGGGCACGtacgccctcgacgtcgcgcTGCACTTCTGGCCCTGGAACTCGAACGCGCCGCGGATGGTCTGCTTGACGGcgttgtcgacgtcggcggagGAGTGGATCAGGTGGAAGTTTTTGCCGCCCGTCTCACCGACGATCCTGGGGTACGACTGGTAGTGGCCCTTGGCAACACcgtcgccgatggcgccgtACAGCTTGCGGAAGATGGCGGTGCTGCCAGTGTAGTGAAGCGCAGCGAACTTCTTGTGCTCTAACACGGCCTTGGTGACCCCCTCTGGGTTGCCGGGCACGAACTGGATGACATCGCGGGGCAAGCCGGCCTCAATCAGAATGTTGTAGACGAGCCAATTGGACGCGATGGCGTAGTCGCTGGGCTTccagacgacgacgttgccAAGCAGCGCCGGCGCACCGGGAAGGTTaccggcgatggcggtgaAGTTGAAGGGGCTGACGGCGTACACGAAGCCCTCGAGCGCCCGGTACTCGACGCGGTTCCACACGCCAGGGCTGTTGTGCACCGGCTGCTGGGCGTACAGCTCCTCGGCGTACTTGACGTTGAAGCGCAGGAAGTCGACCAGctctgcggcggcgtcgatctcggcctgCCACGCGTTCTTGCCCTGGCCCACCATAGTAGCGGCCATGATGTCGTAGCGGTACTTGGTGGCGATgaggtcggcggccttgaggaagacggcggcgcggtcgGCGAAGGGGAGGGCCTCCCACGAGGGCTTGGCCTGGAGGGCCGATTCGATTGCCTTCTTGACATCGGACGGCGAGGCCTGGTGGTACGTCGCTACGGTGGTGTTGTGGTCGGCCGGGTTGACTTGATTTCTGGTGTTGCCAGTCTTGATCTAGAGAGTCTGTCAGCTGTCTTGTCGGTCGATTGGCGGTCGAGAAATAGCGATACTGACCTCCTTGCCATCAATAACAATGGGCACCTCCAAGGGCAGCTTGTTTTCCAGGGCGTTGAGCGCGGCGGTCAGCCCTTCGCGCTGAGCAGAACCTTTC
This sequence is a window from Colletotrichum higginsianum IMI 349063 chromosome 8, whole genome shotgun sequence. Protein-coding genes within it:
- a CDS encoding Delta-1-pyrroline-5-carboxylate dehydrogenase, translated to MASTRATGLLNSQLRSSARITSLGRSVSAASTSRLTRRLPVSATRPAVRTATFAAFKVPSINNEPNQHYAKGSAQREGLTAALNALENKLPLEVPIVIDGKEIKTGNTRNQVNPADHNTTVATYHQASPSDVKKAIESALQAKPSWEALPFADRAAVFLKAADLIATKYRYDIMAATMVGQGKNAWQAEIDAAAELVDFLRFNVKYAEELYAQQPVHNSPGVWNRVEYRALEGFVYAVSPFNFTAIAGNLPGAPALLGNVVVWKPSDYAIASNWLVYNILIEAGLPRDVIQFVPGNPEGVTKAVLEHKKFAALHYTGSTAIFRKLYGAIGDGVAKGHYQSYPRIVGETGGKNFHLIHSSADVDNAVKQTIRGAFEFQGQKCSATSRAYVPRSIWPKFKEGLAAEVSKIKIGNPADHSNFMGPVIHEGSFKKLSGVIDEAKEDAELELIAGGTYDSSKGYFVHPTIYQTTNKNHKLLSTELFGPVLTIYVYDDTTHPEQAFSSACDLVDSTGEYGLTGSIFAADRAAVRFAEDRLRNSAGNFYINCKSTGAVVGQQPFGGGRASGTNDKAGSQNLLSRFVSVRSIKEEFAATTKVEYPSNEV
- a CDS encoding Helix-loop-helix DNA-binding domain-containing protein, whose protein sequence is MPRPTLPPTPASSTDIKGQDGSKNFNSLQLSFELPPPALVQDASRISPKDMRTSPYPVQPSETVKSRRRSSAAQKAASNESFALPPPPTRSRKIIQMKPRTTQEEPEEAPATASGAKSGTAGLGKAGAAPAGASTPAAQGKKKQPSATSVAGRKIARKTAHSLIERRRRSKMNEEFAVLKGMIPACTGEMHKLAILQASIEYVRYLEDCVAKLKAQREASEARSPTESGLQTPSGRSETWGSIPQFVPRFQEDPDDDVEMTGSEAPSPTFPPVQQQQQPSVSPALLPQDTNSRHRHDSYSSVSTDHARNYSYSTSTTASPAFGPQTYAGYGHGGGVGSALTSPALAPLRDLDQEATAALLMLNSDRRGTVGDTNTGANGGAVRSAGRGMSVRDLLST